The Longimicrobiaceae bacterium genome includes the window CTCCAGCACCAGGTCGTCCTCGGCCGGCTCGTCCTCGATGTTGAGCCCGTACTGGAAGCCGGAGCAGCCGCCGGGGAGCACGCCGACCCGGAGCCCCGCCTGCTCGGACGCGCCCTGCTCGTCCATGTATCTGCGCACCTCCGACACCGCGATGGGGGTGACGTTGATCGGAGAGGTTGCCGTAGTGTTCTCAGTCTGCATGGGACCCTCTACGGTGAAGTTTGAATCCGGGGAATCCCCGTAACTACATGGCATGCCGCACGTTCCGGGCCGAAGGACCGGTGGCGACGCTTCAGTGATGAAATATAGGCGTGCCGCCGCGGCGGGTCAATTCGTTTCCCCCCTGCCGAGCACGAGCTCCACCGCTTCGCGCAGCCCCTCCACCACGGTCACGCTCGGGGGCGCCTGCTCCGCCTCCGCGTGCTCCGCCCCGCCACGCACCAGGATCGCGCGCCCCCCCAGCCGCTCCGCGGGCGCAACGTCGCGCAGCCGGTCGCCCACGTACCACGAGCGCCCCGGGTCTAGGCGGTGCTCGTCCGCCGCGCGCAGGAAGAGCCCCACCTCCGGCTTGCGGCAGCCGCAGGGGGGCACGTGGTCGGGCGCATGCGGGCAGTGGTACACCGCGTCCACCCGCGCTCCCCCCTCCGCCAGCAGCTCCTCCGTGCGCGCCTGCACGGCACGGAAGTCCGCCTCGGTGAAGTACCCCCGCCCGATCCCTGACTGGTTGGTGACGACGACCACCGGGA containing:
- the erpA gene encoding iron-sulfur cluster insertion protein ErpA, whose amino-acid sequence is MQTENTTATSPINVTPIAVSEVRRYMDEQGASEQAGLRVGVLPGGCSGFQYGLNIEDEPAEDDLVLETGGLRLFVDPFSMQYLAGTEIDYVSTFQGSGFTFNNPNSSGGCGCGSSFTV
- a CDS encoding HAD family hydrolase, whose protein sequence is MTPAVFLDRDGTIIHDASYLADPAGVRLLPGAAEGIARLNRAGIPVVVVTNQSGIGRGYFTEADFRAVQARTEELLAEGGARVDAVYHCPHAPDHVPPCGCRKPEVGLFLRAADEHRLDPGRSWYVGDRLRDVAPAERLGGRAILVRGGAEHAEAEQAPPSVTVVEGLREAVELVLGRGETN